The DNA window GCTGGTCATCCGGAAGCTGGATGCCTGTGACACTTCCTCGGGACCGGATCAGGGTTCCTTCGACTCGTTCGCCTCGGTATTCGGCGCTGATTCGGTCTCCGGGTTTCGGCTGGGTCATCGGGACTCCTCTTCGATGCTGCGCTTCGCGGCCTTCCGGTCGCGCTTGTTGGCCTGTTTCTTCAGCGCCTTCCGCTCTCCCGGGCGCCAGTGCAGAAGATGTCGCCAGTGGCGGGAGAAGGCGTCTTGTTCGTCACCGCCGATGCGGGGGCGCTTCACGAGGTCTCCTCGATCTGGCCACGCATCACAACCACGGCACGGTTCCACTCGTCGTCGTCAAGGTTGCGGAAGTCGGGGACGGAGGCGAGCAGTTCGGCTTCTTCGGCGGGGGTCATGTCAGGACTCCTCGATCTGGTCGGCGAGGCGGGTCAAAGCGCCGGGCTTCAGGCACAGGCGTTCGAGGTCGTTCACTTCGGCGAGTTCCCGGAGGACGGCGACCGTGGCGGCGCGGCCGATGTCGCCCCACTCGCCATCCGTATCCGTGGGTGAGGGGCGGTTGGGGTAGGCGGATTTGTGGGCGGCGGTTGTGGCGGCCTGGACGAGGCGGGTGGGAAGGTCGGTCATCGGGACTCCTCCGGAAAATTCCCATTCGGGGCTGTCTCCGCAGTATTCAGTACACGCGGATGAAAGCCACGCCATTCAGCGAATTTGGCGACCTCGAACGCCTCGTTGCGAGCCATCTTGCGCAACCCGGAAACGTCGTACGATTGGGTTGACAGGGTCACAACGTAACCCCGCTCTTCCTCGTGCATTTCGGGTTCTCCTCTGGCGTCAGTGCCGAACTCGATCACGCCTTGGTTGATGAGTCGCTATTGGATCTCGTCCCGCGCGGCCAGGAGTAGGCGGAGCGGGAGAACGGTGGGGTCGGGGAGTTTGATGTTCGCGGTGATTTCCCTCTGGACCGCACACGGCGCCCTCCACAGAGGAGGGCAGCGCTGAACCTGCAGCCGCTCAGCGCGTCCCGGTGATCCATGCCCCGAGGTCACGAACCTCGACCGCGGCCCACGGTCGCGCACTGCGAGTGCGCCCCGGCGTGCTGACGCACCGCGGTATCGGCCGCAAGGCGGTACACACGCATCCGCTCGGGTTCGGGTTTGCCTGCGGGGTACCAGGGCGTGGCGTAGCCGTCGGTGATCTGCCGCAAGCCGGCGTCCTGGTAGCCCGGGGCGGCGATGTACGCCAGCGACCGGCCGTAGCGATCGGTGTGCTCCGTGTGGGCGTCGTACTCGAGCACGACAGGCAGGCCCCGCGGCAGGATCCCACCCAGGTGGTAGGTGGCTGTCCGC is part of the Amycolatopsis sp. CA-230715 genome and encodes:
- a CDS encoding thermonuclease family protein; the protein is MRVIDGDTVAVTPVDGALDPSDGNPQEHVVRLLGLDAPEMNRGKDLAPECGARTATYHLGGILPRGLPVVLEYDAHTEHTDRYGRSLAYIAAPGYQDAGLRQITDGYATPWYPAGKPEPERMRVYRLAADTAVRQHAGAHSQCATVGRGRGS